One region of Eupeodes corollae chromosome 1, idEupCoro1.1, whole genome shotgun sequence genomic DNA includes:
- the LOC129940079 gene encoding larval cuticle protein A3A-like: MAFKFIAFFACLAVASAGYLASPLAAVATPVLAKTEDHDPHPQYSFGYDVQDAISGDNKNQQETRDGDIVHGQYSLNDADGYRRIVDYTSDPINGFNAVVRREPLGAAIAAAPAVIKSTPLAYAAAPALIKQAPLAYAAAPTLIKSSPLAYAAAPALVKSASLAYAAEAPALIKSAPALAYSTGPALVKTSFSSPLISYAY; encoded by the exons ATGGCATTCAAA TTCATTGCTTTCTTCGCTTGTCTTGCTGTTGCCAGCGCCGGATATCTTGCTTCACCACTTGCTGCTGTTGCCACTCCAGTCCTGGCCAAGACCGAAGATCATGATCCTCATCCACAATACTCCTTTGGATACGATGTTCAGGATGCCATTTCGGGAGACAACAAGAACCAACAGGAAACCCGTGACGGAGACATCGTTCATGGTCAATACTCTTTGAATGACGCTGATGGTTACAGACGCATTGTTGACTACACTTCCGATCCCATCAATGGATTCAACGCTGTTGTCCGCAGGGAGCCATTGGGTGCAGCTATCGCCGCAGCTCCAGCTGTAATCAAATCTACTCCATTGGCTTATGCTGCTGCTCCAGCCTTAATCAAACAAGCTCCATTAGCCTACGCTGCTGCTCCAACTTTGATCAAGTCATCTCCTTTGGCATACGCTGCTGCTCCAGCTCTTGTTAAATCTGCTTCTTTGGCATACGCCGCCGAAGCTCCAGCTTTGATCAAATCTGCTCCAGCTTTGGCCTACTCAACTGGCCCAGCATTGGTTAAGACCAGCTTCTCTTCGCCACTCATTTCCTACGCTTACTAA
- the LOC129941875 gene encoding larval cuticle protein A3A-like — translation MAFKFVAFFACLAVASAGYLASPLAAVATPVLAKTEDHDPHPQYSYGYDVQDAISGDSKNQHETRDGDIVHGQYSLNDADGYRRIVDYTADPINGFNAVVRREPLGAAVAVKTVAAAPALIKSAPLAYAAAPAPLYKSTPLTYAAAPTLVKSAHLAYSAAPATTLYQSAPALIRSAPALVRTSYAAPALIKSAPALAYSTGPALVKTSYSSPLISYAY, via the exons ATGGCATTCAAA tttgTTGCTTTCTTCGCTTGTCTTGCTGTTGCCAGCGCTGGATATCTTGCTTCACCACTTGCTGCTGTTGCCACTCCAGTCTTGGCCAAGACCGAAGATCATGATCCTCATCCACAATACTCCTACGGGTATGATGTCCAGGATGCCATCTCAGGAGACAGCAAGAACCAACACGAGACCCGTGACGGAGACATCGTTCATGGTCAATACTCTTTGAATGATGCCGATGGTTACAGGCGCATTGTTGACTACACTGCTGATCCCATCAATGGATTCAACGCTGTTGTCCGCAGGGAACCATTAggtgctgctgttgctgttaaGACTGTTGCTGCCGCTCCAGCTTTGATCAAGTCCGCTCCTCTGGCCTATGCTGCTGCACCAGCTCCTCTGTACAAATCAACTCCTTTGACATACGCTGCTGCTCCAACCCTTGTCAAGTCTGCTCATTTGGCCTACTCTGCTGCCCCAGCCACCACTCTTTACCAATCAGCACCAGCATTGATCCGATCAGCTCCAGCTTTAGTCAGAACTTCTTATGCTGCTCCAGCCTTGATCAAATCTGCTCCCGCTTTGGCCTATTCAACTGGCCCAGCATTGGTTAAGACTAGCTACTCTTCACCTTTAATCTCATACGCATACTAA